Proteins from one Mucilaginibacter jinjuensis genomic window:
- a CDS encoding translocation/assembly module TamB domain-containing protein — translation MISILLLIFQYKPVQTWAARKATAYLSKELHTTVDIKSLYIKPFSSVVLEDLLVLDKQHDTLLSTSKLTVVLSKFSLFNSIPARTINFDSIRLDNGNVYLKKLKDSTTNVQFIIDYFNSGPPDTTKKVSKPWTLNFGQITVNNLHFRYKNQLDTTILKNEVNFEDIDVSKFSAVIRNMDVQNHLFKARLSHLTLKEKSGFYVKSLSGNATVDTNQILVQNFYIVTPHSRLKDYFRMKFKSFNDFDNFENTVYMDGDFKQSFISSKDVAYFTSSLDKTQFDLGVDGRIKGKVNHLTAKHLTVTGGQATYIRGDFSLKGLPNWDKTYLNLKFDQLASNKKDLDYLLRRFAGDPKFTLPDFLSKFGNINFNGELNGLSDNFITKGTFKTQLGRFDPDVRLTFNKVPGYVGKVTLFDFDLGKMLDIESLGRSSLTANIDGSGDDLKNLKIKTDAKIAYIDFNKYHYSNLAVNGSFINNLINGKVNINDRNLKLNLQGSVDFKPNLPVYQFDASIGDARLHALKLLDDTITLSTQIKTRFSGNDLKNLQGTVLLTPIRIVDPRHNYLIDSINLTSIGIGDARVIALRSDLVDGSLKGNSDLATLPSYFKTIVKQYIPSLKTSIVKPGRQDFEFSLQLKNLDPVTAMFAPDLKIPEQGTFNGKFNSETHTATLNGYIKTFKYGSTVFHDFIIDENTNDQFLGLNVSLSRVDLTDSLFIKNITVTNFLKKDSLNFNIKLSDKDATNQLDLYGLVQFGRDTTAKLMLLPSDVVLEHEKWRLSDQVRIRFLDGKTQVSGFTLTNGEQKVNINGFISDNPTDKLKLDFDHFSMATFNQLTKAGGVLLKGSMNGDVQFSSILKNPGISANLGIDSLSMNGTQVGNVKIESTLDNGRKEALVNLNIMNRGLQTMKIDGVYHLGQDLDNLDFDVNMNQTEAVIFDPFVKGLVSNLKGTISTNLKLTGTPSKPSLNGDITLANTGVTVDYLKTSYIINDKLTVKNSVIEISDMKLADTRGGKGTANGKVDLTNLSNPDIEVALNAQKLLALNTTFKDNKLYFGKAIATGKFNFSGPVDNMKIDIKAKTEDSTVFNIPLNTSLTAGDYDFIRFVSHKDSAKVVPTVNAFNGVTLNFDLTVDEKTLVVIGTDYGQLQGRGTTNNLQLNINSLGDFQMFGDFLISSGKFEFTAKNFISKVFQVNQGGTIRWTGDPSNADINMQAIYEVRTDISNLYSAAGQQSPRGQLQELVQAQLILTKTLAAPNIDFDFNFPTDPSVKDDLGTYLTDYNNRSQQALSLIVRRQFASGYGNNIGDQVKQTAQDAVSEFAFNKLNNIISQSNIKNLDINFRSASDASASLHLFKDRLLLNGSLYNTNANSTLFGNTGNTQTLFNSNLNSFTKDFEADYLIRPDGRLRARYSYRVLNSTTLNSISNLDVQYVNGVGLIYQRDFDTFGEFLRSIFSRRKRTGSNSNNTATPAGTDNDASDKPEEEKHD, via the coding sequence ATGATCAGCATACTATTACTCATATTTCAATACAAACCGGTACAAACCTGGGCGGCACGCAAGGCTACGGCTTACCTGTCGAAAGAATTGCATACCACGGTTGATATTAAGAGCTTATATATTAAGCCATTTTCATCTGTGGTGTTGGAAGACTTACTGGTTTTGGATAAACAACATGATACTCTTTTAAGTACATCTAAGCTTACGGTCGTTCTCAGCAAATTTTCGCTGTTTAACAGCATACCTGCCCGCACTATCAATTTTGACTCCATACGGTTGGATAATGGTAATGTGTATCTGAAAAAGTTAAAAGATAGCACAACCAACGTGCAGTTCATTATTGATTACTTTAATTCGGGCCCACCTGATACCACTAAAAAAGTAAGCAAGCCATGGACGCTGAACTTCGGGCAAATCACGGTAAACAACCTGCACTTTCGCTATAAAAATCAACTGGATACTACCATTTTAAAAAACGAGGTAAACTTTGAGGATATCGACGTAAGCAAATTCAGCGCTGTAATCCGCAATATGGATGTGCAAAACCACTTGTTCAAGGCTCGTTTATCGCATTTAACTTTAAAAGAAAAAAGTGGGTTCTATGTAAAAAGCCTGAGTGGTAATGCCACGGTTGATACCAACCAGATACTGGTACAAAACTTTTATATCGTAACCCCACACTCCCGCCTGAAGGATTATTTCAGGATGAAATTTAAATCATTTAATGATTTCGACAACTTCGAAAATACGGTTTACATGGACGGTGACTTTAAGCAATCATTCATCTCATCGAAAGATGTGGCTTATTTTACCAGCTCGCTCGATAAAACCCAATTCGACCTGGGGGTTGATGGGCGCATTAAAGGCAAGGTAAACCACCTTACCGCTAAACACTTAACCGTAACCGGTGGCCAGGCAACATACATCAGGGGCGATTTTAGTTTGAAAGGACTGCCCAACTGGGATAAAACCTACCTCAACTTGAAATTCGACCAGTTGGCGAGTAATAAAAAAGATCTTGATTATTTATTACGACGTTTTGCAGGCGACCCAAAATTTACCCTGCCCGATTTCCTGAGCAAATTTGGCAACATTAACTTTAACGGCGAACTGAACGGTCTCTCAGACAATTTTATAACCAAGGGAACTTTCAAAACCCAGCTTGGTCGTTTCGACCCAGATGTGAGACTTACCTTTAACAAAGTGCCGGGCTATGTAGGTAAGGTTACCCTGTTTGATTTTGATTTGGGTAAGATGCTGGATATTGAATCTTTAGGCCGGTCATCACTTACTGCCAATATTGATGGCAGCGGCGATGACCTCAAGAACCTGAAGATTAAAACAGATGCAAAAATTGCCTATATTGATTTTAACAAATACCATTACAGCAACCTGGCAGTAAATGGTTCATTTATTAATAACCTCATTAATGGCAAGGTTAACATTAACGACCGTAATCTTAAGCTTAACCTGCAAGGCAGTGTAGATTTTAAACCCAATTTGCCTGTTTACCAATTCGATGCTTCTATTGGTGATGCGAGGTTACATGCGCTTAAACTATTGGATGATACCATTACTTTAAGTACACAGATTAAAACCCGTTTCTCTGGCAACGATCTTAAAAACCTGCAAGGTACTGTGTTGCTTACCCCTATCCGTATTGTTGACCCAAGGCACAATTATTTAATTGACTCTATCAACCTTACTTCTATCGGTATTGGCGATGCTAGGGTAATTGCTTTAAGGTCTGATCTGGTTGATGGCAGCCTGAAAGGAAATTCAGATCTGGCTACCCTGCCATCCTATTTTAAAACTATTGTTAAGCAATATATTCCATCATTAAAAACATCAATTGTAAAACCTGGCCGGCAGGATTTTGAGTTCAGCCTTCAGCTAAAAAACCTCGACCCGGTTACGGCCATGTTTGCGCCAGATTTAAAAATACCCGAGCAGGGTACCTTCAACGGCAAGTTTAATTCGGAAACACATACGGCAACACTCAACGGGTATATTAAAACCTTTAAATATGGCAGTACTGTTTTCCACGATTTTATTATTGATGAAAACACCAACGATCAGTTTCTGGGTTTAAACGTATCATTAAGCCGCGTTGATTTAACTGACAGCTTGTTTATTAAAAATATAACCGTTACCAATTTCCTGAAAAAGGACAGCCTTAATTTTAACATCAAGCTTTCTGATAAAGATGCAACAAATCAGTTGGACCTTTACGGCCTGGTACAGTTTGGGCGCGACACTACGGCCAAGTTAATGCTCTTACCATCAGACGTTGTTTTGGAGCATGAGAAATGGCGGTTGAGCGACCAGGTGCGTATCCGTTTTCTGGATGGCAAAACGCAGGTTTCGGGCTTCACTTTAACCAATGGTGAGCAAAAGGTAAATATTAACGGCTTTATTTCAGATAATCCCACCGATAAGCTGAAACTGGATTTCGACCATTTTAGCATGGCAACTTTCAACCAGCTTACAAAAGCCGGGGGTGTGCTGCTTAAAGGATCGATGAACGGGGATGTACAGTTTAGCTCTATCCTTAAAAACCCCGGCATTTCCGCCAATCTGGGTATAGATTCACTGAGCATGAATGGTACCCAGGTGGGAAATGTTAAAATTGAATCGACACTGGATAATGGCCGTAAAGAAGCGCTGGTTAATTTAAACATCATGAACCGCGGCCTGCAGACCATGAAAATTGATGGCGTTTATCATTTAGGTCAGGATCTTGATAACCTGGATTTCGATGTCAATATGAACCAGACCGAGGCCGTTATATTTGATCCGTTTGTAAAAGGATTGGTATCGAACCTTAAGGGCACCATATCAACCAATCTCAAGCTAACGGGCACCCCAAGTAAACCTTCGCTTAATGGAGACATTACATTGGCTAATACAGGTGTCACTGTTGATTACCTAAAAACTTCTTACATCATTAATGACAAGCTTACTGTAAAAAACAGTGTAATCGAGATTTCTGACATGAAACTGGCCGACACCCGTGGTGGTAAAGGAACAGCAAATGGAAAAGTTGACCTTACCAATTTATCCAATCCCGACATTGAGGTTGCTTTAAATGCCCAGAAATTATTAGCCCTTAATACCACTTTTAAAGACAACAAACTTTATTTCGGTAAAGCAATTGCAACCGGTAAATTCAATTTTAGCGGCCCGGTTGATAATATGAAGATTGATATTAAAGCCAAAACGGAAGATAGTACGGTATTTAATATCCCCCTCAATACTTCGTTAACAGCAGGTGATTATGATTTTATACGCTTTGTAAGCCATAAAGACTCGGCTAAGGTTGTGCCAACAGTAAATGCGTTTAACGGTGTGACACTTAATTTCGACCTTACGGTTGATGAGAAAACCCTGGTGGTAATCGGAACCGATTACGGGCAACTGCAAGGCCGCGGTACTACCAATAACCTGCAATTGAATATTAACAGCCTGGGCGATTTCCAGATGTTTGGTGACTTCCTGATCTCATCGGGTAAGTTTGAGTTTACAGCCAAGAATTTCATCAGTAAGGTATTCCAGGTAAACCAGGGTGGTACTATACGATGGACGGGCGACCCAAGCAATGCAGATATTAATATGCAGGCCATTTATGAGGTACGTACCGACATATCTAACCTCTACTCGGCAGCAGGGCAGCAATCACCACGCGGTCAGCTACAGGAGCTTGTACAAGCCCAATTGATATTAACTAAAACGCTGGCGGCACCAAATATCGATTTCGACTTTAACTTTCCTACTGACCCTTCTGTTAAAGATGATCTGGGGACTTATTTAACAGATTATAATAACCGCAGCCAGCAGGCCTTGAGCTTAATTGTACGCCGTCAGTTTGCATCGGGCTATGGTAACAACATTGGCGACCAGGTTAAACAAACTGCCCAGGATGCCGTGAGCGAGTTTGCTTTTAACAAATTAAACAACATTATTTCGCAATCGAATATTAAGAACCTGGATATTAACTTCCGTTCGGCAAGTGATGCAAGTGCCTCTTTACATTTGTTTAAAGACAGGTTGTTACTAAACGGGAGCCTTTACAATACCAATGCAAACAGTACTTTATTTGGCAATACAGGCAACACTCAAACGCTGTTTAATTCGAACCTTAACAGCTTCACCAAAGATTTTGAGGCCGATTACCTGATACGCCCGGACGGCCGCCTGCGCGCGCGTTACTCTTACCGGGTACTCAATAGTACCACGCTAAACAGTATCAGCAATTTGGATGTACAATATGTAAACGGAGTGGGTTTAATTTACCAACGCGATTTTGATACGTTTGGTGAGTTTTTGAGAAGTATATTCTCGAGGCGTAAACGCACCGGCAGCAATTCAAACAATACTGCAACTCCTGCCGGTACGGATAATGATGCTTCAGACAAACCTGAAGAAGAAAAACACGATTAG
- a CDS encoding bifunctional 3,4-dihydroxy-2-butanone-4-phosphate synthase/GTP cyclohydrolase II: protein MLNTIPEAIEAIKAGKTIIVVDDEDRENEGDFLTAARNATPETINFMVTHGRGLVCAPITVQRAKELDLHPMVNRNTTSHETNFTVSVDLLGYGCTTGISATDRSKTTLALINPAIQPEELGRPGHIFPLIAKDGGVLRRAGHTEAAVDLAVLAGFEPAGVICEIMDEAGEMARLPELLEIAKKFDLKIISIKDLIEYRLNTESSIRKEVSVKMPTQWGDFDMIAYTQIDTNENHIALIKGSWEPGEPILVRVHSSCVTGDIFGSCRCDCGPQLHKAMEIIQKEGKGVIVYMNQEGRGIGLVNKLKAYQLQENGFDTVDANLQLGFPMDQRDYGIGAQILRDLGISKMRLLSNNPKKRAGLVGYGLEVVETLPIEIAPNPHNESYLRTKRDRMDHTILLNH from the coding sequence ATGCTTAATACCATTCCTGAAGCTATTGAAGCCATTAAAGCCGGCAAAACAATTATAGTAGTTGACGATGAAGATCGCGAAAATGAGGGCGACTTTTTAACAGCTGCACGTAACGCTACCCCCGAAACCATTAATTTTATGGTTACCCACGGCCGTGGCTTAGTTTGCGCACCAATCACCGTTCAGCGCGCTAAAGAATTAGATCTGCACCCGATGGTGAACAGAAATACCACATCGCACGAAACTAATTTTACCGTTTCTGTTGATTTGCTGGGTTACGGTTGTACCACAGGCATTTCGGCAACAGATCGTTCTAAAACCACACTGGCCTTAATTAACCCGGCTATTCAACCCGAAGAGTTAGGTCGCCCGGGTCATATATTTCCGTTGATTGCTAAAGATGGCGGCGTATTGCGCCGTGCAGGCCATACTGAGGCGGCTGTTGATCTGGCCGTTTTAGCAGGCTTTGAACCGGCAGGTGTAATTTGCGAAATTATGGACGAAGCCGGTGAAATGGCGCGTTTGCCAGAATTACTGGAGATTGCTAAGAAATTCGATCTTAAAATTATCTCGATCAAAGATCTGATCGAATATCGCTTAAATACCGAGTCATCTATCCGTAAAGAGGTTTCAGTAAAAATGCCTACCCAATGGGGCGATTTTGATATGATTGCCTATACGCAGATCGATACTAACGAAAACCATATTGCCTTAATTAAAGGCAGCTGGGAACCGGGAGAACCTATTTTAGTACGTGTGCATAGCTCGTGCGTTACCGGCGATATCTTTGGCTCGTGCCGTTGCGATTGTGGGCCACAGTTGCACAAAGCGATGGAAATTATCCAGAAAGAAGGCAAAGGTGTAATTGTTTACATGAACCAGGAAGGCCGCGGTATAGGCCTGGTTAACAAGCTGAAAGCTTACCAACTACAGGAAAATGGTTTTGATACCGTTGATGCCAACCTGCAATTGGGTTTTCCAATGGATCAACGTGATTATGGTATTGGGGCACAGATACTGCGCGATTTAGGTATTTCTAAAATGCGTTTATTGAGCAACAATCCTAAAAAGCGTGCTGGTTTGGTTGGCTATGGTTTGGAGGTTGTTGAAACGTTGCCTATCGAAATTGCACCAAACCCGCATAACGAATCGTATCTGAGAACCAAACGCGACAGGATGGATCATACCATTTTGTTGAACCACTAA
- a CDS encoding LptF/LptG family permease, translating to MKKIHLLILKSFIRPFIVTFFIVMFVLLMLFLFKYIDDLIGKGFEWYIILELMMYASATNVAMALPLSVLLSSIMTYGSLGENYELVAIKSAGISLRRAMYPMIIVVTILAVSAFIFSDYMLPVANLKYYSLLWDARQQKSGFLIKEGVFNNSFPGYSIRVDHKGEDGQTLHGVMIYERNAAQNNNSVLFAKQGVMYRTPNDQYLVLKLKDGIRYEESAGDNGNARQRFTRFRFEQTEQKFDLSGFKLKRTNESEFSRAYQMMNLKQLRFFRDSTQNAVDSGLRSNFRLMSAYYKYFNFSHKPVKGKTYEPVNPDYLKKMDIYAKLSVVNNAANEARSIKDLVKGRNDRYKEVSKDIRKSIIEYQKKFTLSAACLALFLIGAPLGAIIRKGGLGLPVVVAVIFFLIYYIISTIGEKSVKEGSLSPAIGMWIAIAVLTPIGMFLSYKAATDSVLFDMDSYKKFFNKVFKRKAA from the coding sequence GTGAAGAAGATACACCTGTTAATACTTAAGTCCTTCATCCGGCCTTTTATCGTTACCTTTTTCATCGTAATGTTTGTGTTGCTGATGCTATTTTTATTTAAATACATCGACGACCTGATAGGCAAAGGATTTGAGTGGTATATAATTTTAGAGCTGATGATGTATGCATCGGCTACCAATGTGGCTATGGCGCTGCCTTTATCGGTACTGCTATCTTCCATCATGACGTATGGTAGCCTTGGCGAAAACTATGAGCTGGTGGCTATTAAATCAGCAGGAATCTCTCTGCGCCGTGCCATGTACCCCATGATTATTGTGGTAACCATCCTGGCCGTATCAGCCTTTATTTTCTCGGATTATATGCTGCCGGTTGCTAACCTTAAATATTATTCGCTTTTATGGGATGCACGCCAGCAAAAATCAGGTTTCTTAATTAAAGAAGGCGTTTTCAATAACAGTTTCCCCGGATATTCTATTCGTGTAGATCATAAGGGTGAAGATGGACAAACCCTGCATGGCGTTATGATCTATGAGCGAAATGCCGCGCAGAACAACAATAGTGTGCTTTTTGCTAAACAAGGGGTAATGTATCGTACGCCTAACGACCAATATTTGGTATTGAAACTAAAAGATGGTATCCGGTATGAGGAGTCGGCAGGCGACAACGGCAATGCACGCCAGCGTTTTACCCGTTTTAGGTTTGAACAAACAGAACAGAAGTTTGATCTGTCGGGCTTTAAGTTAAAACGCACTAACGAGAGCGAATTTTCGCGGGCTTATCAAATGATGAACCTTAAACAATTACGGTTTTTCAGAGATTCGACTCAAAACGCGGTCGATAGTGGGTTACGTTCAAACTTCAGGCTCATGTCGGCCTATTATAAATATTTTAACTTTTCGCACAAGCCGGTAAAAGGCAAAACCTACGAGCCTGTAAACCCTGACTATTTAAAGAAGATGGATATTTACGCGAAATTATCTGTGGTAAATAATGCAGCTAACGAAGCACGATCCATTAAGGATCTGGTTAAGGGCCGTAACGACAGATATAAGGAGGTTTCGAAAGATATTCGTAAATCTATAATCGAGTATCAGAAAAAGTTCACCTTATCGGCAGCCTGTTTAGCTTTATTTCTTATAGGTGCGCCGCTGGGGGCTATTATCCGTAAAGGCGGCCTTGGTTTGCCGGTGGTAGTGGCAGTAATATTTTTCCTCATCTATTATATTATCTCAACCATAGGCGAAAAGTCTGTTAAGGAAGGTAGCCTTTCTCCGGCTATTGGTATGTGGATAGCCATTGCGGTGCTTACACCAATAGGTATGTTTTTATCATATAAGGCAGCTACCGATTCTGTATTGTTTGATATGGACTCGTACAAGAAATTTTTTAACAAGGTATTTAAACGAAAAGCCGCTTAG
- a CDS encoding START-like domain-containing protein: protein MSEKKKFHIEYEIRSSPRILYSFISEANGLMQWFADSVTVRDQIYTFTWDDEEQKAKMLLNKENKLVRFKWIDDDPQFYFEMEVVQDELTNDVALAITDFATEDAIAERKLIWDNQIDYLISVLGA, encoded by the coding sequence ATGTCTGAGAAGAAGAAATTTCATATAGAGTATGAGATAAGATCGTCACCCCGAATACTTTATAGTTTTATTAGTGAGGCTAACGGGCTAATGCAATGGTTTGCTGATAGTGTAACTGTGCGCGATCAAATTTATACTTTTACCTGGGATGATGAGGAGCAAAAGGCCAAAATGCTGCTCAATAAAGAGAATAAACTGGTAAGGTTTAAGTGGATTGATGACGACCCGCAGTTTTACTTCGAAATGGAAGTGGTGCAGGATGAACTGACCAATGATGTGGCTTTAGCCATTACCGATTTTGCTACCGAGGATGCCATTGCCGAGCGCAAGCTGATATGGGATAACCAGATCGACTATCTTATTAGCGTGTTGGGTGCTTAA
- a CDS encoding GIY-YIG nuclease family protein, translating into MFTVYVLFSPKYNQIYIGYTSDLNNRFLSHNELATKGYTIRYRPWVMAYTEEFKTKSDAMKREKQLKNATGRNFIWNLIHEKFDSSNN; encoded by the coding sequence ATGTTTACTGTCTATGTGCTCTTTTCCCCAAAATATAACCAAATCTATATCGGCTATACATCCGATTTAAACAATCGCTTTCTTTCACACAACGAGCTGGCAACTAAAGGATACACCATCAGATACCGGCCGTGGGTAATGGCTTATACCGAAGAATTTAAAACAAAATCAGATGCGATGAAACGGGAAAAGCAATTAAAAAATGCTACGGGACGAAATTTTATATGGAATCTGATTCACGAAAAATTTGATAGCTCAAATAATTAG
- a CDS encoding recombinase family protein: MKTAVLYIRVSTDEQADKGYSQRYQEEVLLQYCQINLLNVKEVVFEDHSAKSFNRPAWKIMLSDFKRKKAQRPDFLLFIKWDRFSRNAADSYQMIRLLNEYGIDPQAIEQPLDLSIPENKMMLAFYLAIPEVENDRRALNIFHGMRRARKEGRFMGVAPLGYVNKTDEDGRKYICPTTPDSELIKWAFLEIADGKYNTEQIWKEAKKKGLVCSSSNFRELVRNPVYCGKIVVAKYKDEPMHWVNGQHEAIMSEAIFLRVQQILDDRKKGQIKKKFIEHPQLILRGFLTCPDCGRMLTGSASTGSYARYYYYHCRTSCRYRKRADSINEIFAEELIKWRPNEEFLPLFKSILKECYEIKMCLKIEKRSAAIKQLDIEYSKLNRARELLLNENLSLVEFETIKTDYITKLQDLQEIVDNNPDCVEKFGLSVHNQGSSILRLYDFFKMANTTDQRRLIGLISPANLTFKGTGFDIKQYGLAMKLIYHS, from the coding sequence ATGAAAACAGCAGTGTTATACATCCGAGTTAGTACAGATGAACAGGCAGATAAAGGTTATTCGCAGCGATATCAGGAAGAGGTTCTGCTTCAATATTGCCAAATAAATCTGCTAAACGTGAAAGAAGTGGTCTTTGAAGATCACTCAGCAAAGTCTTTTAACAGGCCGGCCTGGAAAATAATGCTCTCAGATTTTAAAAGAAAGAAAGCTCAGCGACCCGATTTTCTTCTTTTCATCAAATGGGATCGTTTTAGTCGCAATGCAGCAGATTCATATCAAATGATCCGTTTACTAAATGAATATGGGATTGATCCCCAAGCTATAGAACAACCGCTTGATTTATCGATACCTGAAAATAAAATGATGCTCGCCTTTTACTTAGCAATACCCGAAGTTGAAAATGATCGAAGGGCATTAAATATATTTCATGGGATGCGACGGGCAAGAAAAGAAGGACGTTTCATGGGAGTTGCACCACTTGGTTACGTCAATAAAACAGATGAAGATGGGCGAAAGTATATTTGCCCAACAACCCCCGATTCTGAATTAATAAAATGGGCCTTTTTAGAAATTGCGGATGGGAAATATAACACTGAGCAAATTTGGAAAGAAGCCAAAAAGAAAGGATTGGTTTGTTCAAGCAGTAATTTCAGAGAGTTGGTTCGCAATCCGGTTTATTGTGGAAAAATAGTCGTCGCTAAGTATAAAGATGAGCCTATGCATTGGGTTAATGGACAACATGAAGCAATTATGAGTGAAGCTATATTTCTTCGAGTGCAGCAAATTTTGGATGACCGGAAGAAGGGTCAGATTAAAAAGAAATTTATAGAGCATCCGCAGTTGATATTGCGAGGCTTTTTAACATGCCCAGATTGCGGCCGAATGCTCACAGGTAGCGCCTCTACCGGATCTTATGCCCGGTATTACTATTACCACTGTCGTACCTCGTGTAGGTATCGGAAAAGAGCGGATTCGATTAACGAGATATTTGCAGAAGAACTAATCAAATGGAGGCCTAATGAAGAGTTTTTGCCGCTTTTTAAATCAATACTTAAAGAATGTTACGAAATCAAAATGTGCTTAAAAATAGAGAAACGGTCTGCCGCAATTAAGCAATTGGATATAGAATATTCCAAGCTTAATCGTGCTCGGGAACTTTTGTTAAACGAAAATTTAAGCTTGGTCGAGTTCGAAACTATCAAAACAGATTATATAACGAAACTGCAAGACCTCCAGGAAATTGTTGATAATAACCCTGATTGCGTAGAGAAATTCGGATTATCTGTACATAATCAAGGAAGTTCAATACTTAGATTATATGATTTTTTTAAGATGGCAAATACAACAGATCAACGAAGACTAATAGGATTAATTTCTCCGGCAAATCTCACTTTTAAAGGAACCGGTTTTGATATAAAGCAATATGGATTGGCGATGAAACTTATTTACCATTCATAA
- a CDS encoding DNA adenine methylase encodes MINESSVINKNSLPFLRWTGSKRWFTKNHIDKFLPPTFNSYHEPFLGGGAVFFHLQGKNNQAIRYYLSDTNEELINAYLQIRDNPSLVVAFLKNYNNNEIDYYKVRSSRPDLPAQQAARFIYLNRTSFNGIYRVNSHGEYNVPYGKRQRVDYVTEQLLLDVSDQLQGVNLIKQTFEKALFNIKANDLVFLDPPYTVAHENNGFIEYNQQLFAWEDQVKLRDFVVEIQNLGAYFLLTNASHKSIVDLYDGIGQIEKVSRISQVGGRNKTRGMYNELIITNII; translated from the coding sequence ATGATAAATGAATCCAGCGTTATAAATAAGAATAGTTTACCATTCCTTCGGTGGACTGGTTCTAAGCGCTGGTTTACTAAAAATCATATAGATAAATTTTTGCCCCCAACTTTTAATTCATATCACGAGCCCTTTCTCGGCGGTGGCGCGGTTTTCTTTCATTTACAAGGTAAAAATAACCAAGCAATAAGGTATTATCTATCTGATACAAATGAAGAATTAATCAATGCCTATCTACAGATCAGAGATAATCCTTCCTTAGTAGTAGCATTTCTCAAAAATTACAATAACAATGAGATAGATTATTATAAAGTCAGAAGCTCCAGACCAGATTTGCCGGCACAACAAGCTGCAAGGTTTATTTATTTAAACAGAACATCTTTTAATGGCATATATAGGGTAAATAGCCACGGAGAGTACAATGTTCCCTATGGAAAAAGACAGCGGGTAGATTATGTAACTGAACAATTATTATTGGACGTAAGTGACCAATTACAAGGGGTTAACTTGATCAAACAGACCTTTGAAAAAGCACTTTTTAACATCAAAGCAAATGACCTTGTTTTTCTTGATCCCCCATATACTGTAGCACACGAGAACAATGGCTTTATAGAATATAATCAACAGTTATTTGCTTGGGAAGATCAAGTAAAATTGCGCGATTTTGTTGTTGAAATTCAAAATCTCGGCGCCTATTTCTTATTAACGAATGCTAGCCATAAATCTATTGTTGATCTATATGATGGCATTGGCCAGATAGAAAAAGTATCTAGAATAAGTCAAGTAGGCGGAAGAAATAAGACCAGGGGCATGTATAATGAACTTATTATCACAAATATAATTTAG